The Pseudodesulfovibrio sp. zrk46 genome contains a region encoding:
- a CDS encoding DUF1786 domain-containing protein, protein MSKTTLCLDIGSGTQDVLLYSPDREIENCPKFVLPSPALQIGRRITALREQGRNIYLHGSNMGGGVTRFIRAHQKAGLKVASSEGAAYTMADDLTRVTAMDIELTENCPDGFEPVRLKDFDEPWWRRFLEAAELEWPDAIAACAQDHGFHPGESNRMGRFKLWRSFLDEGEGRPEALVYDMPPDMLTRLADVQRDMGGGPVSDTGSAAVLGALFVDEIEQESHKRGITLVNIGNSHLIAFLLFKGRIYGVYEQHTGCVDGKKLWADLEQFRCGCLTFEQVFEEKGHGCLCMGLPEDAGGFAPTYVLGPRRGMLDGFDVDFPAPGGDMMLAGCFGLIKGLAMR, encoded by the coding sequence ATGTCCAAAACCACTCTCTGTCTCGATATCGGCAGCGGCACTCAGGATGTCCTGCTCTATTCTCCTGATCGCGAAATCGAAAACTGCCCCAAGTTCGTGCTGCCTTCCCCAGCTTTGCAGATAGGTCGGCGTATTACGGCCCTGCGTGAACAGGGACGGAATATCTATCTCCACGGCAGCAATATGGGCGGCGGTGTCACCCGGTTCATCAGGGCACATCAGAAAGCCGGGCTCAAGGTGGCATCGAGCGAGGGCGCTGCCTACACCATGGCGGATGACTTAACGCGGGTCACGGCCATGGATATCGAGCTGACCGAGAACTGTCCGGACGGTTTCGAACCGGTGCGGCTGAAGGATTTCGACGAACCGTGGTGGCGCAGGTTCCTTGAGGCAGCGGAGCTGGAATGGCCGGACGCCATCGCCGCATGTGCACAGGATCATGGTTTTCACCCCGGGGAATCCAATCGCATGGGGCGGTTCAAGCTGTGGCGCTCATTCCTTGACGAGGGGGAAGGGCGTCCGGAAGCGCTGGTGTATGATATGCCGCCGGACATGCTGACGCGTCTTGCGGACGTGCAGCGAGACATGGGCGGCGGCCCGGTGTCTGATACGGGCTCGGCTGCGGTGCTCGGCGCATTGTTTGTGGATGAGATCGAACAGGAATCCCATAAGCGCGGCATCACACTGGTGAATATCGGTAACTCTCACCTGATCGCATTTCTGTTGTTCAAGGGACGTATCTATGGCGTGTACGAACAGCACACCGGGTGCGTGGACGGTAAAAAGCTGTGGGCGGATCTGGAGCAGTTCCGGTGCGGCTGCCTGACCTTCGAGCAGGTATTTGAAGAGAAGGGCCATGGTTGTTTGTGCATGGGCTTGCCGGAAGATGCTGGCGGTTTCGCGCCCACCTATGTGCTTGGTCCCAGGCGTGGCATGCTGGATGGTTTTGATGTGGATTTTCCGGCGCCGGGCGGTGACATGATGCTGGCCGGATGCTTCGGCCTCATCAAAGGGTTAGCCATGCGTTAA
- a CDS encoding DUF4197 domain-containing protein, translating to MHRQYYLLFYSILTVLLTASLAFAGWGDTLKKAGAELADDGATAAGLPYTPSEAVSGIKEVLELGTDYGVSSLGVPGGFSANSATSLSLPSSLTSLGDTAGLLSSLNTAAEGAIPGTGNVFLDVIKDLAVGDYATLLNGGEDAITRFFESSSRTTLKKLVRPVVDKSVEASGVADYLAPLMAVQQTSGVTGTAFDPVDFVTDKTLDGMFLYMGLKEREIRTSNGAGTTELLQKLF from the coding sequence ATGCATCGTCAATATTATCTATTATTCTATTCCATTCTTACTGTTCTTCTAACGGCCTCCCTGGCCTTTGCCGGCTGGGGAGATACCCTGAAAAAGGCGGGGGCCGAGTTGGCGGATGATGGGGCCACGGCTGCCGGGTTACCCTATACTCCGTCCGAGGCTGTCTCCGGCATCAAGGAAGTCCTTGAGTTGGGTACGGACTATGGCGTTTCTTCACTCGGCGTGCCGGGCGGCTTCTCTGCCAATTCGGCTACCTCCCTGTCTCTGCCGTCCTCCCTCACTTCTTTGGGAGACACCGCCGGGCTCCTCTCTTCCCTGAATACTGCCGCAGAAGGGGCCATCCCTGGTACGGGCAATGTGTTTCTCGACGTTATCAAGGATCTTGCCGTGGGCGATTACGCCACTCTGCTCAATGGCGGCGAAGATGCCATTACCCGTTTTTTTGAATCCTCCAGCCGCACGACCCTGAAGAAGCTGGTTCGCCCCGTGGTGGACAAGAGCGTGGAGGCCTCTGGAGTGGCCGACTATCTTGCGCCCCTCATGGCGGTTCAGCAGACGTCAGGCGTGACTGGAACTGCATTCGATCCTGTTGACTTTGTTACCGATAAGACACTGGACGGAATGTTCCTGTATATGGGATTGAAGGAGCGCGAAATACGCACTTCCAACGGTGCGGGAACCACTGAACTGCTGCAGAAGCTTTTCTAA
- a CDS encoding AsmA family protein — protein MNKPLKIGLIVAGALVAFFVAAAILLVTMVDPNEYKGEIAKAVKESTGRELVFEGDISFNFFPWLGLKVGPVALGNAPGFQPKEMVRINKAEANIQIMPLLTGNVAIGVVVLDGFTLNLAVNKQGVSNWDDLTKGDEAKKDAAKAEDHGGKSGGSKLESLAVEGVEITNANVIYDDRKAGSKSSLTNLNLIVGEVGDKLPTPFELYFDLKLDNPKVETRPKLTGVATFDQGAGTFRITELTLAALNMTVTGDFFAKSKDGALNYSGELNLAEMSIKELMKQLSMEPLVTTDPGALTRTSAVIKINGTDNAVALENLTVKLDDTTLSGTGSVMNFAKPAIVVNLNVDDIDADRYMPPAQEGEKAEAKPAATQESASAEEPDLSALKDLNLKAKLTVGKVKAMNLRVSDILCDLVAKNGVVTIKPFSAKLYDGSLTAHSTLNANGKLATWTETADLKGVQAGPLLKDLTGKDHLLGTTVAKYDLTGSGLTPDNIKKSISGTASFAFTDGAINGINVAKMLRDAFNTIKGKKSTSNEPERTDFAELLGSAVLKNGHITNDDLLMKSPLLRLTGKGWANLPKNNLDYLATVTVVGTLKGQDGASIEELSGLPLPIKISGALDSPSFKLDAKAMAEALLKGTFKQGTKGVEENLKKKIFGGSKSGSETETEKKPGGVLKGLF, from the coding sequence ATGAACAAGCCTCTCAAGATAGGACTCATTGTGGCCGGGGCGCTTGTGGCCTTTTTCGTGGCCGCTGCCATTCTGCTAGTCACCATGGTCGACCCCAATGAATACAAGGGTGAAATCGCCAAGGCCGTGAAGGAAAGCACGGGCCGCGAGCTGGTGTTCGAAGGCGATATTTCCTTCAACTTTTTCCCGTGGCTTGGCCTCAAGGTCGGCCCGGTTGCCCTTGGCAATGCGCCCGGCTTCCAGCCCAAGGAAATGGTGCGTATTAATAAGGCCGAGGCCAACATTCAGATTATGCCGCTGCTCACTGGCAACGTCGCCATCGGCGTGGTGGTGCTGGATGGATTCACTCTCAATCTCGCTGTGAACAAGCAGGGCGTTTCCAACTGGGACGACCTGACCAAGGGAGACGAAGCCAAGAAGGATGCGGCCAAGGCCGAGGATCATGGCGGCAAGTCGGGCGGTTCCAAGCTCGAATCCCTCGCCGTGGAAGGCGTTGAGATTACCAATGCCAACGTGATCTACGATGACCGTAAGGCTGGCTCCAAGTCCTCCCTGACCAACCTGAATCTGATCGTGGGCGAGGTGGGCGACAAGCTGCCCACGCCGTTTGAACTGTACTTTGACCTGAAGCTCGACAACCCCAAGGTGGAGACCCGTCCCAAGCTGACCGGCGTGGCTACCTTTGATCAGGGGGCGGGAACCTTCCGCATTACCGAGCTGACCCTCGCCGCACTGAATATGACCGTGACCGGTGACTTTTTTGCCAAGTCCAAGGACGGAGCGCTCAATTACTCAGGCGAGCTCAATCTGGCCGAAATGTCCATCAAGGAACTCATGAAGCAGCTCTCCATGGAGCCGCTCGTGACCACCGATCCCGGCGCACTTACCCGCACCAGCGCGGTCATCAAGATCAACGGCACAGACAACGCGGTTGCGTTGGAGAATCTGACCGTGAAGCTGGACGACACCACGCTCTCCGGCACTGGTTCTGTCATGAACTTTGCCAAGCCTGCCATTGTGGTGAACCTGAACGTGGATGACATCGACGCGGACCGTTACATGCCTCCTGCACAGGAAGGCGAGAAGGCCGAAGCCAAGCCAGCCGCAACACAGGAGTCCGCTTCCGCCGAAGAGCCGGACCTGAGCGCGCTCAAGGATTTGAACCTCAAGGCCAAGCTTACCGTGGGCAAGGTCAAGGCCATGAACCTGCGTGTGAGCGATATCCTCTGTGATCTGGTCGCAAAGAATGGCGTGGTCACCATCAAGCCGTTCTCGGCCAAGCTCTATGATGGCTCCCTTACGGCGCACTCCACCCTGAATGCCAACGGCAAGCTTGCCACCTGGACGGAGACTGCCGACCTCAAGGGGGTGCAGGCCGGGCCGCTGCTCAAGGATCTCACTGGCAAGGATCACCTGCTCGGCACTACCGTTGCCAAGTACGATCTGACCGGCTCGGGACTGACTCCTGACAACATCAAGAAGTCCATCTCGGGTACTGCCTCGTTTGCCTTCACCGATGGTGCCATTAACGGCATAAACGTTGCCAAGATGCTGCGCGACGCCTTCAACACCATTAAGGGTAAGAAGTCCACCAGCAATGAGCCTGAGCGTACCGACTTTGCCGAACTCCTCGGCAGCGCCGTGCTCAAGAATGGGCACATCACCAATGACGATCTGCTCATGAAGTCTCCGCTTCTGCGCCTCACTGGTAAGGGCTGGGCCAACCTGCCCAAGAACAACTTGGATTATCTTGCCACTGTGACCGTTGTCGGCACCTTGAAGGGGCAGGACGGAGCATCCATCGAAGAACTTTCCGGCCTGCCGCTGCCCATCAAGATCAGCGGTGCGTTGGATAGCCCGAGCTTCAAGCTGGATGCCAAGGCCATGGCCGAGGCCCTGCTTAAGGGAACCTTCAAGCAGGGAACCAAGGGTGTGGAGGAGAACCTCAAGAAGAAGATCTTCGGCGGTTCCAAGTCCGGTTCTGAAACGGAAACCGAAAAGAAGCCCGGTGGCGTCTTGAAGGGCCTGTTCTAG
- a CDS encoding kinase inhibitor codes for MRKSIYFVFMALAIITVTTGGGKAIAGQFTLTSPTITNDHSLPEAHVLNGFGCSGGNLSPALQWADAPAGTKSFALTMYDPDAPTGSGWWHWVVFNIPASVSALPEGAGTEAADLPRGAVQSRTDFGSAGYGGACPPQDHGDHHYIFTIHALDVEKLDLTKDSSAAMVGYFLNSHTLGSASITARYGR; via the coding sequence ATGCGCAAATCAATCTATTTTGTTTTTATGGCACTCGCCATCATCACGGTGACCACAGGGGGTGGCAAAGCCATCGCTGGCCAATTCACCCTGACCAGCCCGACGATAACCAACGACCACTCTCTCCCGGAAGCACACGTCTTGAACGGGTTCGGATGTTCAGGTGGCAACCTCTCACCAGCTCTGCAATGGGCCGATGCTCCCGCGGGGACAAAGAGCTTTGCCCTGACCATGTACGACCCTGACGCCCCCACCGGAAGCGGATGGTGGCATTGGGTGGTCTTCAACATCCCGGCATCAGTATCCGCTCTTCCTGAAGGCGCAGGAACGGAAGCCGCCGACCTTCCCCGTGGAGCAGTTCAGAGCAGAACCGACTTTGGCTCTGCTGGCTATGGCGGCGCCTGCCCGCCCCAAGACCATGGAGACCACCACTACATCTTCACCATCCACGCCCTTGATGTGGAGAAGCTGGACCTCACGAAAGACAGCTCTGCAGCAATGGTGGGCTATTTCCTGAACTCACACACTCTCGGCTCGGCCTCTATTACGGCGCGATACGGCAGGTAA
- a CDS encoding AraC family transcriptional regulator, which produces MTTATTLRLLHGMLPSQGASPLTHIPFLGMVSSTTAHRLHSVSLPQSALVFVLSGKKQVIRETDRIEVSAGEILLYPARMEALIENTPDGKTGSYVALCLTFDETVLARALAHAPSLDVTPGLNDLKTMGSPLITTGLDHLLTMVQSAPDNERLISLCREEMLLLVAQQTDCLPLLWNAASTWGSRCSGLIGMEPGKGWTADLLAAKLGTSERTLRRQLQKEGTNLRHILQEVRLNAGLAMLQTGGTSVGETAYLCGYNSASRFAGLFRERFGVNPSEVLQYNAVLGQQLAES; this is translated from the coding sequence ATGACCACTGCGACGACCCTCAGATTGCTGCATGGCATGTTGCCCTCGCAAGGCGCTTCGCCACTCACGCACATTCCTTTTCTCGGAATGGTTTCGAGCACTACGGCGCATCGGCTCCATTCGGTATCCCTGCCGCAATCAGCACTGGTTTTCGTCCTCTCGGGGAAGAAGCAGGTTATCAGGGAAACTGACCGGATCGAAGTCAGCGCAGGGGAAATTCTTCTTTATCCAGCCCGGATGGAAGCACTCATCGAAAACACTCCGGACGGAAAGACCGGTTCGTACGTGGCGCTATGCCTCACCTTCGATGAAACCGTGCTGGCCCGAGCCCTCGCTCACGCTCCGTCCCTGGATGTTACTCCCGGCCTTAACGACCTGAAAACCATGGGTTCTCCGCTCATAACGACAGGCTTGGACCATCTACTGACCATGGTACAATCCGCGCCTGACAATGAAAGGCTGATTTCCCTCTGCAGGGAAGAGATGCTCCTACTCGTTGCCCAGCAAACCGACTGCCTGCCGCTCCTCTGGAATGCCGCCTCAACATGGGGTTCGCGATGCAGTGGACTCATCGGCATGGAGCCGGGCAAGGGATGGACCGCAGACCTTCTGGCCGCCAAGCTGGGAACCAGCGAGAGGACACTCCGCCGCCAGTTGCAAAAGGAAGGAACAAACCTCCGCCATATTTTGCAGGAAGTACGGTTAAACGCCGGCCTTGCAATGCTCCAGACTGGTGGCACGTCAGTGGGCGAAACCGCATATCTCTGCGGATACAATTCTGCGTCCCGCTTTGCCGGCCTCTTTCGGGAACGCTTCGGAGTCAATCCAAGCGAAGTTTTGCAATACAATGCCGTTTTGGGACAACAGTTGGCCGAATCGTGA
- a CDS encoding DUF554 domain-containing protein translates to MLPTGSIVNALAIIAGSAIGCWLQSRFPERIRSIVFQGLGLCVLLIGIQMALKVENILIVIFSVLLGGITGELIRMDTILERLGNWVKKKIGSKNEQFTNGLVTTSLIFCIGAMAIIGSLEEGINGDATILYTKSILDGFASIAFAATYGSGVLFSFIPVLLYQGFMTIGASFFQQYFSELMIAQVTGCGGLLIIGIGINLLELTEVRLANLLPSLGYVIVLTALFG, encoded by the coding sequence ATGCTTCCCACTGGTTCCATTGTAAATGCGCTGGCTATCATTGCAGGTTCGGCCATCGGCTGCTGGCTGCAATCCCGTTTTCCAGAGCGTATTCGCTCCATCGTGTTTCAGGGGTTGGGGCTATGTGTGTTGCTGATCGGCATTCAGATGGCGCTTAAGGTGGAAAACATCCTCATTGTGATCTTTTCGGTTTTGCTGGGTGGCATTACGGGTGAGTTGATCCGCATGGACACCATCCTTGAGCGCCTGGGCAACTGGGTGAAGAAAAAAATCGGATCCAAGAACGAACAGTTCACCAATGGATTGGTAACGACTTCCCTGATCTTCTGCATCGGAGCCATGGCCATTATTGGCTCGCTGGAAGAGGGCATCAACGGTGACGCCACCATTCTCTATACCAAGTCCATTCTTGACGGCTTTGCATCCATTGCGTTTGCCGCAACCTATGGATCGGGCGTACTCTTCTCGTTTATTCCCGTATTGCTCTATCAAGGATTCATGACCATCGGCGCGAGCTTCTTTCAGCAGTACTTCTCTGAGCTCATGATCGCACAGGTCACCGGCTGTGGCGGATTGCTCATCATCGGCATCGGTATCAACCTGCTGGAACTCACGGAAGTCCGCCTTGCCAACCTGCTCCCCTCCTTGGGGTATGTCATCGTCCTGACGGCACTGTTTGGCTAA
- a CDS encoding AAA family ATPase, whose product MKFPEASFQLENLFCGGELVLLAGLRKTSKSYILADLLAAAAGGKAFCDRIHARRPMKVLLVDAELSSQDLQKRFRQLGQLYGDTKWTANFGVLAIKDHGKKINLLEEADRQWVEAYIQGEQIVAFDNYGKLIPSGKGSCPVAWRVVEGWFERLRSQGITVILVQHENKAGQLRGTLKMEDDAELFISLKRPQDWQPAMGNKVEMHFPAARHLHGKQLQPLLVEYAEDENGFYRSVLCIGGTDEEVPAVHEDVVQDAEIEEYNLSPLQVEMLTKVRLEGEARAGDFKGDSRGRKSSNISRVLGELCDARLLKPMGDSKKGRYYVPW is encoded by the coding sequence ATGAAGTTCCCAGAGGCTTCTTTCCAACTTGAAAATCTGTTTTGTGGTGGTGAGCTTGTTCTTCTTGCTGGTTTAAGGAAAACCAGCAAGTCGTATATACTTGCCGACCTCCTCGCGGCTGCAGCCGGAGGTAAGGCGTTTTGTGACCGCATACATGCAAGACGGCCAATGAAGGTGCTTCTTGTTGATGCCGAACTGTCTAGTCAAGATCTTCAAAAACGCTTCAGGCAACTCGGTCAGCTTTATGGGGATACGAAATGGACAGCAAACTTTGGTGTGTTGGCTATCAAAGATCATGGGAAAAAGATCAACCTGCTCGAAGAGGCTGATCGTCAATGGGTTGAGGCGTACATACAAGGTGAACAGATAGTTGCATTTGACAATTACGGGAAATTGATCCCTTCAGGCAAAGGCAGCTGTCCTGTCGCATGGCGTGTGGTTGAGGGGTGGTTTGAAAGACTTAGGTCCCAGGGAATAACTGTTATTCTTGTTCAGCATGAGAATAAAGCTGGGCAGCTTCGTGGGACACTCAAAATGGAGGACGATGCAGAGCTTTTCATTTCTCTTAAGCGCCCACAGGACTGGCAGCCTGCAATGGGGAATAAAGTTGAAATGCATTTCCCGGCTGCCAGGCATTTACACGGAAAACAATTGCAGCCCCTCCTCGTTGAGTATGCCGAAGATGAGAATGGTTTCTATAGAAGCGTGTTGTGTATCGGCGGAACTGATGAAGAAGTTCCTGCAGTCCATGAAGACGTGGTTCAAGACGCAGAGATCGAAGAGTACAATCTGAGTCCACTTCAGGTGGAAATGCTCACAAAGGTGAGATTAGAGGGTGAGGCTAGGGCTGGTGACTTCAAAGGCGACTCTAGGGGGCGTAAGTCCAGCAACATCAGCAGAGTGCTCGGAGAATTGTGCGACGCAAGATTGTTGAAACCCATGGGCGATTCAAAGAAGGGCAGGTATTATGTCCCCTGGTAA
- a CDS encoding Fic family protein, with the protein MPTYIWQRDSWPSFSYKAEALLPQLGQCRKLQGELLTQLSALDEKLALEAEALFLETEIVRTSEIEGVKLHPQSVRSSVARKLGLDDAGYHPRNQYEDGMIEVLVDATVNHKTPLTAERLYGWHAALFPTGYTGTQRITVGDWRTDADGSMQVISGRPGKTKLHYEAPPAEALPNEMEAFLDWFNSPVDGDGIIRAGIAHFWFVTLHPFDDGNGRLARAITDMAMSQDEKTSRRAYSLSSQISASRKAYYAVLEETQRGEGDLTGWLAWFLETVELGMLKSREIAELTIRKAEYWKRHASAPINDRQRKALNKLLDAGPDGFEGGLSNKKYIGMTKTSSATATRDLKALVEAGLLVQSGGGRSIRYAIAWV; encoded by the coding sequence ATGCCTACGTACATATGGCAGAGGGACTCCTGGCCCTCGTTTTCATACAAGGCAGAAGCCTTACTGCCTCAACTAGGCCAATGTCGGAAATTGCAGGGGGAACTGCTAACCCAGCTCTCAGCACTTGATGAGAAGTTAGCCCTTGAGGCTGAAGCCCTATTTCTGGAAACCGAGATCGTGCGCACTTCAGAGATAGAGGGCGTCAAATTGCATCCTCAATCAGTACGGTCTTCCGTGGCACGTAAATTGGGGCTGGACGATGCAGGCTATCATCCCCGTAATCAGTATGAAGACGGTATGATTGAGGTGCTTGTTGATGCCACGGTCAACCACAAGACTCCTCTCACGGCTGAGCGCCTCTATGGATGGCATGCGGCTCTCTTCCCCACTGGCTACACCGGCACGCAACGGATCACAGTTGGCGACTGGCGGACAGACGCAGACGGATCAATGCAGGTTATCTCCGGTAGGCCGGGTAAGACTAAGCTGCACTACGAGGCACCACCGGCTGAAGCCCTCCCCAACGAAATGGAAGCCTTCCTCGACTGGTTCAATTCTCCCGTAGACGGGGACGGTATTATCCGGGCCGGTATCGCCCATTTCTGGTTTGTCACCCTACACCCCTTCGATGACGGCAATGGACGTCTGGCTAGAGCGATTACCGACATGGCTATGTCGCAAGACGAAAAGACGTCACGAAGGGCATACAGTTTGTCTTCGCAGATTTCAGCATCTAGAAAAGCGTACTATGCGGTCCTGGAAGAGACTCAGAGGGGTGAAGGCGACCTCACGGGGTGGCTGGCCTGGTTCCTCGAAACGGTGGAACTTGGCATGCTGAAGTCTCGCGAGATTGCAGAACTCACAATCAGAAAAGCGGAGTACTGGAAACGTCATGCCAGTGCCCCAATCAACGACCGCCAGCGCAAGGCGCTCAACAAGCTGCTTGATGCTGGGCCTGATGGCTTCGAGGGAGGACTTTCGAACAAGAAGTACATTGGGATGACCAAGACGTCATCTGCGACGGCTACACGCGATTTAAAGGCACTCGTAGAGGCCGGGCTGCTCGTTCAGAGCGGCGGGGGACGGAGTATACGGTATGCGATTGCTTGGGTGTAG
- a CDS encoding inovirus-type Gp2 protein, whose protein sequence is MNYYSTTNAADFNGLRINTGNEGQFFCYDIILQKIHERIQLMTKYSRVMFVRADLRLPHDHQPSGNNEEVSHLFKIMKENARTHNVTFHFVWVRESSPDGKPHYHLVILLDASRVSNYVAFLNELERVWGHVLNCNATGLVHRCETDQFGNYTGNGIILQQPTRQATGEERAAQEHDFWSKLNWITEWASYLAKVRQKESTPHRVRRFGASQLD, encoded by the coding sequence ATGAATTACTATTCAACTACTAATGCGGCAGATTTTAATGGTCTTAGGATTAACACCGGTAACGAGGGACAGTTCTTTTGCTACGACATCATCTTGCAAAAAATTCATGAAAGAATTCAATTGATGACGAAGTATAGCAGGGTCATGTTTGTTCGCGCCGATCTTCGTCTTCCTCACGACCATCAGCCTTCAGGAAACAATGAAGAGGTGTCGCATCTGTTCAAAATCATGAAGGAAAACGCCCGAACTCACAATGTCACTTTCCACTTCGTGTGGGTTCGAGAATCCTCCCCTGATGGCAAACCGCATTACCATTTGGTCATTTTGTTGGATGCGAGCAGGGTCAGCAACTATGTTGCTTTCTTGAATGAACTCGAAAGGGTTTGGGGGCATGTCCTGAACTGCAATGCAACCGGACTTGTCCATAGGTGCGAGACAGACCAATTTGGAAATTACACTGGTAACGGGATCATCCTTCAGCAGCCAACCCGTCAAGCGACCGGGGAAGAGCGAGCTGCCCAGGAGCATGATTTCTGGAGCAAGCTTAACTGGATTACAGAGTGGGCCAGTTATCTTGCGAAAGTCAGGCAGAAGGAAAGCACGCCGCATAGAGTAAGGCGTTTTGGTGCTTCTCAGCTAGATTAG
- a CDS encoding helix-turn-helix transcriptional regulator, whose amino-acid sequence MGNVSEKVGARIRTLRKQADLTQQELAERAGVSYKYLGQIERGQVNLSVEKMVEIANGLNAAPSELLDDGKKGAGILSKARFILAELSDNELAVALDMLESLKRHSSGD is encoded by the coding sequence ATGGGAAACGTTTCAGAAAAGGTTGGTGCTCGAATCCGCACCCTGAGGAAACAGGCGGATCTGACCCAACAGGAACTCGCTGAGCGGGCGGGTGTAAGTTATAAATACTTGGGCCAGATTGAACGCGGTCAGGTCAACCTGTCAGTTGAGAAAATGGTAGAAATAGCCAATGGGCTAAACGCTGCTCCAAGTGAACTGCTTGATGACGGGAAGAAGGGAGCAGGCATCCTTTCCAAAGCACGATTTATTCTTGCCGAACTGTCCGACAATGAACTTGCCGTGGCTCTGGATATGCTGGAGTCGTTGAAGAGGCATTCCAGCGGAGACTAG